TTGAGTTTTTCGCGGCTGGGTCTTCGCCCCAAAGCTCAATTCTCAACAATCCTATAACAGAGGAGGCGAATCATGAGCGACAGGTTTACGACCCATGGAGCGTTCAGCTGGAGCGAGTTGCTGACCAGCGACGTGGAGGGAGCCAAGAAGTTTTATGGGGATTTGCTTGGCTGGGAGACGGAGGACATGCACATGGAAGGCATGGACTACACCGTGGTCAAGGCTGGAGGCGAGGAAGTGGGCGGAATCATGGCCATGCCGCCTCAGGCGCCGGAGGGCATGCCGCCGCATTGGGGGACCTACGTTACGGTAACGGACGTGGACGACGTGGCCCGCAAAGCCCCGGAACTCGGAGGGCGGGTGCTTCTGCCGCCCACGGACATCCCCGGCGTGGGCCGGTTCAGCGTTCTTCAGGATCCGCAAGGGGCGGTGCTGTCCGTCATTACGTATGCCCCGCAAGGGGCTGGCAAATGATTTGTCCGGTGAGTCGGCGCGTGGCAGTTCGGCAAGGCCGACTTCAGGCCAACAACGGGCCCTTATGAAGATATTCCTTTTCTCCGACCGAACGTAAGGAAATACGGAGTAAAACGGCGCGATCGCCAAGGTCGTGCCGTTTTTTTATTCGGGGCATGGTTGCCGGTGGTCGTGCTCTTATTGAAATATCGATCATCCCCCTTGACAAACCTCCTGATCACATGAAATAGAGCGCAGCTGTTTTTCAACACCATCCCACAAAGGTTTTGCATGTCCGTGTTTGTCGTTGAGAGTGGCGCAAGGGCAGAGGCTGCGTAGGCGTCGAGTTCCGACTTTTCGGTACTTGGCTTCTTACGTCTGATCCCGCCCGTTTCGGGTCGTCCGACCCATCGCGTCACACCCCCCGTCCCTGGACCGTTCGGGCCTTGGCCCGTGCAGGCGTCCTCCATTTCGATCCGCCTCCCCGGCTGTTCGAAGGGGCGTCGCCTTATCCAAACAACGACAAAATACAGGACAATACCAATGCGAACCAGTTCCGACATGCGCGGTCGGGGCGGCGCTTTGCCGTCTCCCAACGCCTTTCTTTGCGGTCACTGCAACCGCACCGTGCCCGGGGATGCTCCCGGCACCCAGCATCGAAATCATTGCCCCCACTGCCTCTGGAGTCTCCACGTCGACCTGCGCACCGGCGACCGGAGAAGCGGTTGTCACGGACGAATGGAACCCGTCGGCGTTGCCGTGCGCTATGATGGCGACTGGGCCTTGCTCCATCGCTGCCAATCCTGCGGGTTGATCCGCATGAACCGCATCGCCGGCGACGACAACCCCATGGCCCTGCTATCCTTGGCCGTGCGCCCCTTGGGCAAGCCTCCGTTCCCCATGGACCAATTGCCCCGACTGATACCCGGCGTCGAGGAGGTGGAGCCATGAACCTCCA
This region of Desulfonatronum thiodismutans genomic DNA includes:
- a CDS encoding VOC family protein; the protein is MSDRFTTHGAFSWSELLTSDVEGAKKFYGDLLGWETEDMHMEGMDYTVVKAGGEEVGGIMAMPPQAPEGMPPHWGTYVTVTDVDDVARKAPELGGRVLLPPTDIPGVGRFSVLQDPQGAVLSVITYAPQGAGK
- a CDS encoding RNHCP domain-containing protein, with product MRTSSDMRGRGGALPSPNAFLCGHCNRTVPGDAPGTQHRNHCPHCLWSLHVDLRTGDRRSGCHGRMEPVGVAVRYDGDWALLHRCQSCGLIRMNRIAGDDNPMALLSLAVRPLGKPPFPMDQLPRLIPGVEEVEP